The Salvelinus fontinalis isolate EN_2023a chromosome 31, ASM2944872v1, whole genome shotgun sequence genome has a window encoding:
- the LOC129829925 gene encoding serine/threonine-protein phosphatase 6 regulatory ankyrin repeat subunit C-like isoform X2, whose product MGVHNITDQLPLVQAVFNRNADEIQLLLQKEDVNALDQERRTALHAAACLGDVHIMDLLINAGANVNAKDHVWLTPLHRAAASRNERAVGLLLRQGAEANARDKFWQTPLHVAAANRATRCAEALLPQLSNLNMADRTGRTALHHAVQSGYMEMVKLLLNKGANLSTNDKRERQPIHWAAYLGHLEVLKLLVSRSADKGCKDKQGYTPLHAAAASGHIDIVKYLLRLGAELDEPNAFGNTALHVACYTGQEAVANELVNQGANVNQPNRSGYTPLHLAAVSTNGALCLELLVNNGADVNQQSNAGKSPLHMAAIHGRFTRSQILIQNGGEIDSVDKYGNTPLHVAAKYGHELLISTLMTNGADTARQGIHGMFPLHLAVLYGFSDCCRKLLSSGQLYSIVSSMSKEHVLSAGFDINTPDNFGRTCLHAAASGGNVECLNLLLSSGTDLNQRDQSGRTPLHYAAANGRYQCTVTLVSAGAEVNEPDRTGCTPLHYSAASQAFCRMDRHFPGTLQSEEDGDKESYFCLEHLLDNGADPSLVNSKGYSAVHYAASHGNKQNLELLLEMSFNALGDIESSIPVSPLHLAADNGHWQALSVLTETAAYVDVQDASGRSVLYLASQRGYARCVEVLLAQGASCLLNENRHMWTPLHVAAANGHTECLHMLVESGEEADLTNVTDTQGQTPLMLAVLGGHTDCVHLLLEKGAWPDAKDKGGSTALHRGAVVGREDCVTALLDHEASALCRDGQGRTPLHYAASHRYTDILASLLRAAMRSDPLDSLLDHEEYTPSHWAAYQGHEGCLEILLEHKTCSSQEGNRFTPLHCALMNGRSGAAEMLLESAGVQMVNTRDTKGRTPLHAAACAEDVSGLQLVLRHGAEINAVDHTGRSALMVAADNGQSGTVAILLQRAKADLTLLDDSGNTALHLACSKAHEMCALLILGEIHNATLVNATNAALQMPLHLAARNGMATVVQALLSRGATVLAVDEEGHTPALACAPNKDVADCLALILSTMKPFPPLDPSSCSCSSSSCPCTSISVSSISVSSSISPGLNLLKHCGITAACTPLPNGGLHHHHG is encoded by the exons ATGGGAGTACACAATATTACAGACCAG CTTCCACTGGTCCAAGCAGTTTTTAATCGAAATGCCGATGAAATTCAACTGCTATTGCAGAAAGAGGACGTCAATGCACTG GACCAAGAGCGCCGTACAGCACTACATGCTGCTGCCTGTTTGGGGGATGTTCATATAATGGACCTCCTCATCAATGCAG GTGCAAATGTAAATGCTAAGGACCATGTGTGGCTAACTCCATTGCACAGAGCTGCTGCCTCCCGGAATGAA AGGGCAGTGGGGCTACTTCTGCGGCAGGGAGCAGAGGCCAATGCACGAGATAAGTTCTGGCAGACTCCACTGCATGTTGCAGCTGCCAATAGAGCCACGCGCTGTGCAGAGGCCCTGCTCCCCCAGCTGAGCAATCTGAACATGGCAGACCGCACTGGCAGAACCGCCTTGCACCACGCTGTTCAGAGCGGATACATGGAG ATGGTGAAGTTGCTGCTGAATAAAGGGGCCAACTTGAGTACcaatgataagagagagagacagcctatCCACTGGGCAGCGTACTTGG GGCATCTGGAGGTGTTGAAGCTGCTAGTGTCTCGGAGTGCAGACAAGGGCTGCAAGGACAAGCAGGGCTACACCCCTCTCCATGCTGCCGCTGCCAGCGGACACATTGACATAGTCAAGTACCTACTGAGGCTCGGGGCTGAG CTAGATGAGCCCAATGCCTTTGGGAACACTGCTCTCCATGTGGCCTGCTACACAGGCCAAGAGGCTGTGGCCAATGAGCTGGTGAACCAAGGAGCTAACGTCAACCAGCCCAACAGAAGTGGCTATACCCCACTGCACCTGGCCGCTGTGTCCACCAACGGGGCCCTCTGCCTGGAGCTGCTGGTCAACAATGGGGCTGACGTCAACCAGCAG AGTAATGCAGGGAAGAGCCCCCTGCACATGGCAGCCATTCATGGACGCTTCACACGCTCTCAGATCCTCATCCAAAACG GTGGAGAGATTGACAGTGTGGATAAATATGGCAATACCCCCCTCCATGTTGCTGCTAAGTACGGCCATGAACTACTGATCAGTACTCTGATGACCAACGGTGCAGATACAGCCAGACAAGGGATTCATGGGATGTTCCCGCTGCACCTTGCTGTGCTCTATGGTTTTTCAGACTGTTGTCGCAAGCTACTCTCCTCAG GTCAGCTGTACAGTATTGTTTCATCTATGAGTAAGGAGCACGTTCTATCAGCCGGGTTTGACATAAACACTCCAGACAACTTTGGAAGGACCTGTCTACACGCTGCTGCTTCTGGAGG AAACGTTGAATGTCTCAACTTGCTCTTAAGCAGTGGTACTGACTTGAATCAGAGGGACCAATCGGGAAG GACTCCGTTGCACTATGCAGCTGCTAATGGGAGGTACCAATGCACCGTGACCCTAGTGAGTGCTGGCGCTGAGGTTAATGAGCCAGACCGTACAGGCTGCACTCCCCTGCACTACTCTGCTGCCTCCCAGGCCTTCTGCAG AATGGACCGACATTTCCCCGGGACTCTTCAGAGCGAGGAAGATGGAGATAAGGAGTCCTATTT TTGCTTGGAGCATCTGTTGGACAACGGTGCAGACCCATCCCTGGTCAACTCTAAAGGTTACAGTGCTGTTCATTATGCTGCTTCCCACGGCAACAAGCAGAACCTGGAACTG CTCCTGGAAATGTCCTTTAATGCCCTGGGAGACATTGAGAGCAGTATTCCAGTGAGTCCATTGCATTTAGCT gCTGATAATGGCCACTGGCAGGCGCTGAGTGTGCTGACAGAGACTGCTGCCTACGTAGATGTGCAAGACGCCTCGGGCCGCTCTGTGCTCTACTTGGCTTCCCAGAGAGGTTACGCCCGCTGTGTAGAGGTCCTGCTAGCCCAGGGGGCCTCCTGCCTCCTCAACGAGAACAGACACATGTGGACCCCTCTACACGTCGCAG CTGCCAACGGCCACACGGAATGTCTGCACATGCTGGTGGAAAGCGGGGAGGAGGCAGACCTTACCAAcgtcacagacacacagggaca GACTCCTCTGATGCTGGCCGTGCTAGGTGGCCATACAGACTGTGTCCACCTGCTGTTGGAGAAGGGGGCCTGGCCTGACGCCAAGGACAAGGGGGGCAGCACTGCCTTGCACAGAGGG GCGGTGGTGGGCCGTGAGGACTGTGTGACAGCCCTGCTGGATCACGAGGCATCTGCCCTGTGTCGGGACGGCCAGGGTCGTACCCCCCTGCACTACGCTGCCTCCCACCGCTACACTGACATCCTGGCCAGTCTGCTGCGTGCCGCCATGCGCTCCGATCCTCTGGACTCCCTATTGGACCACGAAGAGTACACGCCGTCACACTGGGCCGCCTACCAAG GGCATGAAGGCTGTTTGGAGATTTTACTTGAACACAAAACATGTAGTAGCCAGGAGGGAAACCGCTTTACCCCATTGCACTGTGCTCT AATGAATGGCCGTAGTGGAGCTGCAGAGATGCTGTTGGAATCTGCTGGTGTACAGATGGTTAACACCAGGGATACTAAAGGAAG GACCCCGCTTCATGCCGCAGCGTGTGCCGAGGACGTGTCGGGGCTTCAGCTGGTCCTACGCCACGGAGCTGAGATCAACGCCGTGGACCACACCGGACGCTCTGCTCTCATGGTTGCTGCTGACAACGGACAGAGTGGCACCGTGG CCATCCTCCTGCAACGGGCCAAGGCTGACCTGACACTGCTGGACGACAGTGGAAACACTGCCCTACATCTGGCCTGCAGCAAG GCTCATGAGATGTGTGCCCTGCTGATTCTGGGGGAGATCCATAACGCTACCCTCGTCAATGCAACCAACGCTGCACTGCAAATGCCCCTGCATCTAGCAGCACGCAACGGTATGGCCACCGTGGTCCAGGCACTGCTGAGTCGAGGAGCCACAGTGCTGGCAGTGGATGAGGAGG GCCACACTCCAGCCCTGGCCTGCGCCCCCAACAAAGACGTGGCTGACTGCCTGGCTCTGATCCTCTCTACCATGAAACCTTTCCCACCTCTGGACCCTTCCTCATGCTCCTGCTCTTCTTCCTCCTGCCCCTGCACCTCCATATctgtctcctccatctctgtctcctcctccatctcccccggTCTCAACCTACTGAAGCACTGCGGAATCACCGCAGCCTGTACACCCCTGCCCAACGGAGGCCTTCACCATCACCACGGCTAA
- the LOC129829925 gene encoding serine/threonine-protein phosphatase 6 regulatory ankyrin repeat subunit C-like isoform X1, which produces MGVHNITDQLPLVQAVFNRNADEIQLLLQKEDVNALDQERRTALHAAACLGDVHIMDLLINAGANVNAKDHVWLTPLHRAAASRNERAVGLLLRQGAEANARDKFWQTPLHVAAANRATRCAEALLPQLSNLNMADRTGRTALHHAVQSGYMEMVKLLLNKGANLSTNDKRERQPIHWAAYLGHLEVLKLLVSRSADKGCKDKQGYTPLHAAAASGHIDIVKYLLRLGAELDEPNAFGNTALHVACYTGQEAVANELVNQGANVNQPNRSGYTPLHLAAVSTNGALCLELLVNNGADVNQQSNAGKSPLHMAAIHGRFTRSQILIQNGGEIDSVDKYGNTPLHVAAKYGHELLISTLMTNGADTARQGIHGMFPLHLAVLYGFSDCCRKLLSSGQLYSIVSSMSKEHVLSAGFDINTPDNFGRTCLHAAASGGNVECLNLLLSSGTDLNQRDQSGSWAFSWSLRTPLHYAAANGRYQCTVTLVSAGAEVNEPDRTGCTPLHYSAASQAFCRMDRHFPGTLQSEEDGDKESYFCLEHLLDNGADPSLVNSKGYSAVHYAASHGNKQNLELLLEMSFNALGDIESSIPVSPLHLAADNGHWQALSVLTETAAYVDVQDASGRSVLYLASQRGYARCVEVLLAQGASCLLNENRHMWTPLHVAAANGHTECLHMLVESGEEADLTNVTDTQGQTPLMLAVLGGHTDCVHLLLEKGAWPDAKDKGGSTALHRGAVVGREDCVTALLDHEASALCRDGQGRTPLHYAASHRYTDILASLLRAAMRSDPLDSLLDHEEYTPSHWAAYQGHEGCLEILLEHKTCSSQEGNRFTPLHCALMNGRSGAAEMLLESAGVQMVNTRDTKGRTPLHAAACAEDVSGLQLVLRHGAEINAVDHTGRSALMVAADNGQSGTVAILLQRAKADLTLLDDSGNTALHLACSKAHEMCALLILGEIHNATLVNATNAALQMPLHLAARNGMATVVQALLSRGATVLAVDEEGHTPALACAPNKDVADCLALILSTMKPFPPLDPSSCSCSSSSCPCTSISVSSISVSSSISPGLNLLKHCGITAACTPLPNGGLHHHHG; this is translated from the exons ATGGGAGTACACAATATTACAGACCAG CTTCCACTGGTCCAAGCAGTTTTTAATCGAAATGCCGATGAAATTCAACTGCTATTGCAGAAAGAGGACGTCAATGCACTG GACCAAGAGCGCCGTACAGCACTACATGCTGCTGCCTGTTTGGGGGATGTTCATATAATGGACCTCCTCATCAATGCAG GTGCAAATGTAAATGCTAAGGACCATGTGTGGCTAACTCCATTGCACAGAGCTGCTGCCTCCCGGAATGAA AGGGCAGTGGGGCTACTTCTGCGGCAGGGAGCAGAGGCCAATGCACGAGATAAGTTCTGGCAGACTCCACTGCATGTTGCAGCTGCCAATAGAGCCACGCGCTGTGCAGAGGCCCTGCTCCCCCAGCTGAGCAATCTGAACATGGCAGACCGCACTGGCAGAACCGCCTTGCACCACGCTGTTCAGAGCGGATACATGGAG ATGGTGAAGTTGCTGCTGAATAAAGGGGCCAACTTGAGTACcaatgataagagagagagacagcctatCCACTGGGCAGCGTACTTGG GGCATCTGGAGGTGTTGAAGCTGCTAGTGTCTCGGAGTGCAGACAAGGGCTGCAAGGACAAGCAGGGCTACACCCCTCTCCATGCTGCCGCTGCCAGCGGACACATTGACATAGTCAAGTACCTACTGAGGCTCGGGGCTGAG CTAGATGAGCCCAATGCCTTTGGGAACACTGCTCTCCATGTGGCCTGCTACACAGGCCAAGAGGCTGTGGCCAATGAGCTGGTGAACCAAGGAGCTAACGTCAACCAGCCCAACAGAAGTGGCTATACCCCACTGCACCTGGCCGCTGTGTCCACCAACGGGGCCCTCTGCCTGGAGCTGCTGGTCAACAATGGGGCTGACGTCAACCAGCAG AGTAATGCAGGGAAGAGCCCCCTGCACATGGCAGCCATTCATGGACGCTTCACACGCTCTCAGATCCTCATCCAAAACG GTGGAGAGATTGACAGTGTGGATAAATATGGCAATACCCCCCTCCATGTTGCTGCTAAGTACGGCCATGAACTACTGATCAGTACTCTGATGACCAACGGTGCAGATACAGCCAGACAAGGGATTCATGGGATGTTCCCGCTGCACCTTGCTGTGCTCTATGGTTTTTCAGACTGTTGTCGCAAGCTACTCTCCTCAG GTCAGCTGTACAGTATTGTTTCATCTATGAGTAAGGAGCACGTTCTATCAGCCGGGTTTGACATAAACACTCCAGACAACTTTGGAAGGACCTGTCTACACGCTGCTGCTTCTGGAGG AAACGTTGAATGTCTCAACTTGCTCTTAAGCAGTGGTACTGACTTGAATCAGAGGGACCAATCGGGAAG TTGGGCCTTCTCTTGGTCTCTCAGGACTCCGTTGCACTATGCAGCTGCTAATGGGAGGTACCAATGCACCGTGACCCTAGTGAGTGCTGGCGCTGAGGTTAATGAGCCAGACCGTACAGGCTGCACTCCCCTGCACTACTCTGCTGCCTCCCAGGCCTTCTGCAG AATGGACCGACATTTCCCCGGGACTCTTCAGAGCGAGGAAGATGGAGATAAGGAGTCCTATTT TTGCTTGGAGCATCTGTTGGACAACGGTGCAGACCCATCCCTGGTCAACTCTAAAGGTTACAGTGCTGTTCATTATGCTGCTTCCCACGGCAACAAGCAGAACCTGGAACTG CTCCTGGAAATGTCCTTTAATGCCCTGGGAGACATTGAGAGCAGTATTCCAGTGAGTCCATTGCATTTAGCT gCTGATAATGGCCACTGGCAGGCGCTGAGTGTGCTGACAGAGACTGCTGCCTACGTAGATGTGCAAGACGCCTCGGGCCGCTCTGTGCTCTACTTGGCTTCCCAGAGAGGTTACGCCCGCTGTGTAGAGGTCCTGCTAGCCCAGGGGGCCTCCTGCCTCCTCAACGAGAACAGACACATGTGGACCCCTCTACACGTCGCAG CTGCCAACGGCCACACGGAATGTCTGCACATGCTGGTGGAAAGCGGGGAGGAGGCAGACCTTACCAAcgtcacagacacacagggaca GACTCCTCTGATGCTGGCCGTGCTAGGTGGCCATACAGACTGTGTCCACCTGCTGTTGGAGAAGGGGGCCTGGCCTGACGCCAAGGACAAGGGGGGCAGCACTGCCTTGCACAGAGGG GCGGTGGTGGGCCGTGAGGACTGTGTGACAGCCCTGCTGGATCACGAGGCATCTGCCCTGTGTCGGGACGGCCAGGGTCGTACCCCCCTGCACTACGCTGCCTCCCACCGCTACACTGACATCCTGGCCAGTCTGCTGCGTGCCGCCATGCGCTCCGATCCTCTGGACTCCCTATTGGACCACGAAGAGTACACGCCGTCACACTGGGCCGCCTACCAAG GGCATGAAGGCTGTTTGGAGATTTTACTTGAACACAAAACATGTAGTAGCCAGGAGGGAAACCGCTTTACCCCATTGCACTGTGCTCT AATGAATGGCCGTAGTGGAGCTGCAGAGATGCTGTTGGAATCTGCTGGTGTACAGATGGTTAACACCAGGGATACTAAAGGAAG GACCCCGCTTCATGCCGCAGCGTGTGCCGAGGACGTGTCGGGGCTTCAGCTGGTCCTACGCCACGGAGCTGAGATCAACGCCGTGGACCACACCGGACGCTCTGCTCTCATGGTTGCTGCTGACAACGGACAGAGTGGCACCGTGG CCATCCTCCTGCAACGGGCCAAGGCTGACCTGACACTGCTGGACGACAGTGGAAACACTGCCCTACATCTGGCCTGCAGCAAG GCTCATGAGATGTGTGCCCTGCTGATTCTGGGGGAGATCCATAACGCTACCCTCGTCAATGCAACCAACGCTGCACTGCAAATGCCCCTGCATCTAGCAGCACGCAACGGTATGGCCACCGTGGTCCAGGCACTGCTGAGTCGAGGAGCCACAGTGCTGGCAGTGGATGAGGAGG GCCACACTCCAGCCCTGGCCTGCGCCCCCAACAAAGACGTGGCTGACTGCCTGGCTCTGATCCTCTCTACCATGAAACCTTTCCCACCTCTGGACCCTTCCTCATGCTCCTGCTCTTCTTCCTCCTGCCCCTGCACCTCCATATctgtctcctccatctctgtctcctcctccatctcccccggTCTCAACCTACTGAAGCACTGCGGAATCACCGCAGCCTGTACACCCCTGCCCAACGGAGGCCTTCACCATCACCACGGCTAA